From the genome of Candidatus Zixiibacteriota bacterium, one region includes:
- a CDS encoding FixH family protein, producing the protein MSKQNVNAGWGTGVWALYGVFVVFVLALVVFASVQSMDLVEPDYYQKGQRYQQRIDRMNRAESLEKSPTILYERLQQQITVTFPASDAAVPGGTITLFRPSDAGKDVVVPIQTDERSRQYVSTASLARGLWRVKVEWRLGDADYYHENVVFVD; encoded by the coding sequence GTGAGCAAACAAAACGTCAACGCCGGCTGGGGTACCGGCGTGTGGGCTTTGTACGGCGTGTTTGTGGTATTCGTGCTGGCGCTGGTGGTGTTTGCTTCGGTTCAGAGCATGGATCTCGTAGAACCGGATTACTACCAGAAGGGGCAGCGCTACCAACAGCGGATAGACCGCATGAACCGGGCAGAGAGTCTCGAGAAGTCGCCGACGATACTATACGAACGCCTCCAGCAGCAGATCACGGTGACATTCCCCGCGTCCGACGCGGCCGTGCCCGGCGGGACAATTACGCTATTCCGGCCGTCGGACGCCGGCAAGGATGTGGTCGTTCCGATTCAAACCGACGAGAGGTCTCGGCAGTATGTGTCGACCGCGAGCCTGGCGCGGGGGCTGTGGCGGGTGAAGGTGGAGTGGCGCCTGGGTGATGCGGACTATTACCATGAAAACGTTGTGTTTGTCGATTAG
- a CDS encoding cyclic nucleotide-binding domain-containing protein, whose product MENLERILQEHPFLEGLEKRHLSLLVGCASNVVFKEGQWVFREGEPADNFYFIREGRVHVQTHAPHTGPVIIRSREAGEIFGWSWLVPPYKWHFDARAVELTRAIALDGKCLRTKCEEDHDLGYEIMKRFALVIAERLEATRLQLLDVYGNQNKK is encoded by the coding sequence ATGGAGAATCTGGAGCGAATCCTGCAGGAACATCCGTTCCTCGAGGGACTCGAAAAACGGCATCTCTCGCTGCTGGTCGGGTGCGCGTCGAACGTCGTATTCAAAGAGGGGCAGTGGGTATTTCGAGAAGGCGAGCCGGCGGATAATTTCTATTTCATTCGTGAGGGCCGGGTGCACGTGCAGACACACGCCCCGCATACCGGGCCGGTGATCATTCGGTCCCGTGAGGCCGGGGAGATTTTCGGCTGGTCCTGGCTGGTTCCGCCGTACAAGTGGCACTTTGACGCCCGGGCGGTCGAGTTGACGCGGGCGATAGCGCTCGACGGCAAGTGTCTGCGCACGAAGTGTGAGGAAGATCACGATCTCGGCTATGAAATCATGAAGCGGTTTGCGCTGGTCATCGCCGAGCGACTGGAAGCTACCCGACTGCAACTGCTGGATGTATATGGCAACCAAAACAAAAAGTGA
- a CDS encoding cbb3-type cytochrome c oxidase subunit 3 has protein sequence MYKDVLQSIAGVEQYPVVALVLFLAAAVMIGIRVVRLRKEDIAFFSRLPLEDGTERTGDHTEQAGSK, from the coding sequence ATGTATAAAGACGTTTTGCAGTCGATAGCGGGCGTGGAGCAGTATCCTGTTGTGGCGCTGGTCCTGTTCCTTGCGGCGGCTGTCATGATCGGTATCCGGGTAGTCCGTCTGCGTAAGGAAGACATTGCTTTTTTCAGCAGGCTGCCGCTGGAGGACGGGACGGAGCGCACCGGTGATCACACTGAACAGGCAGGGAGTAAGTAG
- a CDS encoding Ni/Fe hydrogenase subunit alpha, with protein MISKTIKVDYLARVEGEGKLLVRIKNGKVVEAKLGIFEPPRFFEAFMRGRYFTEAPDITARICGICPVAYQMSSSYAMEDACGATVDGQLRALRRLIYCGEYIESHALHVYMLHAPDFLGYEDAIQMAKDHAETVKQGLQLKKIGNDLMIALGGREIHPINTRVGGFYKAPTKKQLQKFVDPLKWALETSLATVGWTAQLPFPDFERDYEFVSMRHPDEYPFTEGHVVSSKGIDIPISRFLDTFEEIHVEHSTSLQAKVIERGDYLAGPMARYANNFDKLPEVARQAAREAGLGEVCRNPFKSIIVRSVELVFACHEALRLIEQYEPPDRPFVEVVPRTGVGHGCSEAPRGLLYHRYRIGADGLIQEARIIPPTSQNQQAIEEDLRRFVEKNLHLSTEKLTWQCEQAVRNYDPCISCSCHFLKLQIEKD; from the coding sequence ATGATAAGTAAGACGATAAAAGTCGATTACCTGGCGCGTGTCGAGGGCGAGGGGAAGCTGCTGGTCAGGATCAAGAACGGCAAGGTTGTGGAGGCCAAGCTGGGGATATTCGAGCCGCCCCGCTTTTTCGAGGCTTTTATGCGGGGACGCTATTTCACCGAGGCTCCCGACATCACCGCGCGCATCTGCGGCATCTGTCCGGTGGCATACCAGATGAGTTCGTCGTATGCGATGGAGGATGCCTGCGGTGCGACCGTTGACGGTCAACTCCGCGCGCTTCGCCGCCTCATCTATTGCGGCGAATACATCGAGTCGCACGCGCTGCACGTGTACATGCTTCACGCCCCGGACTTTCTCGGCTACGAGGACGCCATCCAGATGGCGAAAGATCATGCGGAGACGGTCAAACAGGGGCTCCAGCTCAAGAAGATCGGCAACGACCTGATGATCGCGCTCGGCGGCCGCGAGATTCATCCCATCAACACCCGGGTGGGAGGATTTTACAAGGCGCCGACCAAAAAGCAGTTGCAGAAGTTTGTCGATCCGCTGAAATGGGCGCTGGAGACGTCGCTTGCAACGGTCGGCTGGACTGCGCAGTTGCCGTTTCCCGACTTCGAGCGGGACTATGAATTCGTCTCGATGCGACATCCCGACGAATATCCGTTCACCGAGGGGCATGTCGTTTCCTCGAAGGGGATTGACATACCGATAAGCCGGTTTCTGGATACATTCGAAGAGATTCATGTTGAACATTCGACCTCACTCCAGGCGAAGGTAATCGAGCGGGGCGACTATCTGGCCGGCCCCATGGCTCGTTACGCCAACAATTTCGACAAACTTCCCGAGGTCGCCCGACAGGCGGCGCGCGAGGCCGGGTTAGGGGAGGTGTGTCGCAATCCGTTCAAGAGCATCATCGTTCGCTCGGTTGAACTGGTGTTTGCGTGTCACGAGGCGCTCCGGCTGATAGAGCAGTACGAGCCGCCCGACCGTCCGTTTGTCGAAGTCGTTCCACGGACTGGAGTCGGACACGGTTGCAGCGAGGCGCCGCGCGGATTGCTGTATCATCGATACCGCATTGGCGCCGACGGCTTGATTCAGGAGGCGCGGATTATCCCGCCGACCAGCCAGAATCAGCAGGCGATCGAGGAGGACTTGCGCCGATTCGTCGAAAAGAATCTGCACCTGTCGACTGAGAAGCTGACATGGCAGTGCGAGCAGGCTGTTCGGAACTACGATCCGTGCATTTCGTGCTCGTGCCACTTTTTGAAATTGCAGATCGAGAAAGACTGA
- a CDS encoding queuosine precursor transporter, giving the protein MPASDAQSDAIRGVPRQFKYYDFIMAVFVTVLLSANLIGPSKIWSFYGFDFGAGILFFPISYVFGDVLTEVYGYARARKVVWAGFGALVFASAMSWVVLSLPAAEDWPHQQALETVFKTTPRIVLASILAYWVGEFANSYVMAKMKVLTRGRFLWVRTIGSTVVGTGIDSAIFYPVAFLGVWSNEQVIGVMLGNYALKVLWEAVATPLTYRVVAFLKRAEREDYFDYDTDFTPFSIRT; this is encoded by the coding sequence ATGCCGGCATCTGACGCACAGTCTGACGCGATCCGCGGCGTGCCGCGGCAGTTCAAGTACTACGACTTCATCATGGCGGTCTTCGTGACCGTCCTGCTGTCCGCGAACCTGATCGGTCCGTCGAAAATCTGGTCGTTTTACGGATTCGATTTCGGCGCGGGTATTCTCTTTTTCCCGATCAGCTATGTGTTCGGCGACGTTCTCACCGAAGTGTACGGGTATGCGCGCGCCCGCAAAGTCGTGTGGGCGGGATTCGGCGCGCTGGTGTTTGCGTCGGCGATGTCGTGGGTGGTGTTGTCGCTGCCGGCGGCCGAGGACTGGCCCCACCAGCAGGCGCTGGAGACGGTATTCAAAACCACGCCCCGGATCGTGCTGGCATCGATCCTCGCATACTGGGTGGGGGAGTTCGCGAATTCGTATGTGATGGCGAAGATGAAAGTTCTCACCAGGGGGAGATTTCTCTGGGTACGAACGATCGGTTCGACCGTGGTCGGCACGGGGATAGACTCGGCGATTTTCTATCCGGTCGCGTTCCTGGGAGTGTGGAGCAATGAGCAGGTGATCGGTGTGATGCTCGGCAATTACGCGCTGAAGGTATTGTGGGAAGCGGTCGCGACGCCGTTGACGTACCGGGTCGTGGCGTTTCTCAAACGGGCGGAGCGCGAGGATTACTTCGATTACGATACCGATTTCACGCCGTTTTCGATTCGGACGTAG
- a CDS encoding FAD/NAD(P)-binding protein: MATKTKSELPALHGDADPMLTRPFLIRRFYTESHDTFSLELEPLGGDREFRFAPGQFNMLYVYGVGEVPISISGDPTKPRALVHTTREVGTVTRAMRQLRAGETIGVRGPYGSSWPVDEAKGRDVVLVTGGIGLAPLRPVIYYLLANREKYEKVVLLYGARTPEDILFRKDLEHWRSRFDVETHLTVDRASGSWRGNVGVVTQLIKRSPFDPLHCLAMVCGPEIMMRFTVSEFEKRGVTADCMYLSMERNMKCGIGLCGHCQIGPTFVCKDGPVYRYDRLADIFIKREM, encoded by the coding sequence ATGGCAACCAAAACAAAAAGTGAACTGCCGGCCCTGCACGGTGACGCGGATCCGATGCTGACGCGGCCGTTTCTTATCCGGCGATTCTATACGGAGTCGCACGACACGTTTTCGCTGGAGCTGGAGCCGCTCGGCGGGGACCGGGAATTCCGTTTTGCCCCCGGGCAGTTCAACATGTTGTACGTGTACGGGGTCGGCGAGGTCCCGATTTCGATATCGGGAGATCCAACGAAACCCCGGGCGCTCGTTCACACGACGCGCGAGGTGGGGACGGTAACGCGGGCGATGCGCCAGTTGAGGGCCGGCGAGACCATCGGCGTGCGAGGACCGTACGGCTCAAGCTGGCCGGTGGATGAGGCGAAGGGGCGCGATGTCGTTCTGGTGACCGGCGGGATCGGGCTGGCACCGCTTCGCCCGGTCATTTATTACCTCCTTGCCAACCGGGAGAAGTACGAGAAAGTGGTGTTGTTGTACGGCGCCCGGACGCCGGAGGATATCCTGTTCCGCAAGGATCTCGAGCACTGGCGTTCGCGGTTCGACGTTGAAACACACCTGACGGTGGACCGGGCGTCCGGTTCATGGCGGGGCAACGTGGGCGTGGTGACCCAGTTGATCAAGCGGTCGCCGTTCGATCCGCTGCATTGTCTTGCGATGGTGTGCGGCCCGGAGATCATGATGCGTTTCACGGTCAGCGAGTTCGAGAAGCGCGGCGTGACGGCGGACTGCATGTACCTGTCGATGGAGCGTAACATGAAATGCGGAATCGGCCTGTGCGGCCATTGCCAGATAGGTCCGACGTTCGTGTGCAAGGACGGGCCGGTGTATCGCTACGACCGCCTCGCTGACATCTTCATCAAGAGGGAGATGTAA
- a CDS encoding 4Fe-4S dicluster domain-containing protein, whose protein sequence is MKTKPTVSILAAGEFPKLFDVLHELGYQIIGPTVRDNAVVYEPIDTADELPEGWTDEQSNGRYRLTHGKRKSYFGYVHGPFSWKTYLYPPSRPLYRAQREGNRFDIAAENGGAPKQAFLGVRSCELAAIRIQDRVLLKGPFVDTAYRERRQNALIIAVNCTRAGGTCFCASMKTGPRVSDGYDLALTEFAEGKQHYFVMESGSEQGSALLSRLPVSPASAEQIADVAKAVDKATRQMGRTLDVEGLKESLYKGFDSTQWEKVAGRCLTCGNCTLVCPTCFCVTVEEGTALTGEQAFRVRRWDSCFTADFSYIHGGSIRASDYSRYRQWLMHKLAYWQDQFGEIGCVGCGRCITWCPVGIDLTEEARAVQTQR, encoded by the coding sequence ATGAAGACCAAGCCGACAGTTTCAATCCTCGCGGCCGGTGAGTTTCCGAAGCTCTTCGACGTCCTCCACGAGTTGGGATACCAGATTATCGGGCCGACGGTTCGAGACAACGCGGTTGTTTACGAGCCGATCGACACGGCAGACGAATTGCCGGAAGGGTGGACGGACGAGCAGAGTAACGGCCGTTACCGGCTGACCCACGGGAAGCGTAAGTCGTATTTTGGGTACGTGCACGGTCCGTTCAGTTGGAAGACGTACCTGTACCCGCCGTCACGACCGCTGTACCGGGCCCAGCGGGAGGGGAACCGATTTGATATTGCAGCCGAGAACGGGGGAGCGCCGAAGCAGGCGTTTCTGGGGGTGCGCTCCTGCGAGCTGGCGGCGATTCGCATTCAGGACCGCGTTTTGCTGAAAGGACCGTTTGTCGATACGGCATATCGCGAGCGTCGGCAAAACGCGCTCATCATTGCGGTTAATTGCACCCGTGCCGGTGGCACGTGTTTTTGCGCGTCGATGAAGACGGGGCCGCGGGTGAGCGACGGGTATGATTTGGCGCTGACCGAGTTTGCGGAGGGAAAGCAGCATTATTTCGTCATGGAGAGCGGTTCCGAGCAGGGTTCGGCGCTGCTGAGTCGTTTGCCGGTGTCGCCGGCGAGTGCGGAGCAGATTGCGGATGTCGCCAAGGCGGTCGATAAGGCGACCCGGCAGATGGGGCGGACCCTTGATGTCGAGGGGTTGAAGGAGTCTCTGTACAAGGGCTTCGACAGCACCCAGTGGGAGAAGGTGGCGGGTCGCTGTCTGACGTGCGGGAACTGCACGCTGGTGTGTCCAACCTGTTTTTGCGTTACGGTAGAAGAGGGCACGGCGCTGACGGGGGAACAGGCATTCCGGGTGCGTCGCTGGGACTCGTGTTTCACGGCAGACTTTTCCTATATCCACGGCGGCAGTATCCGTGCCAGCGACTATTCCCGGTATCGCCAGTGGCTGATGCACAAGCTGGCCTACTGGCAGGACCAGTTCGGGGAGATCGGCTGTGTCGGATGCGGGCGCTGCATCACCTGGTGTCCGGTGGGGATCGACCTTACCGAAGAGGCGCGCGCGGTGCAGACGCAGCGCTAA
- a CDS encoding cbb3-type cytochrome c oxidase N-terminal domain-containing protein, which yields MAEHVDGLLDHEYDGIRELDNNLPRWWLGLFYLTIVYAVLYMLYYHVTGIGYSQAEQYLAEVDPTFVRISSADSRVLGVLPEYRSPWFAPRRDQTPYRALFASGEVKPYVELTPETDTTQYVALTEPERLAAGQVIYTRNCAQCHGARGEGGIGPNLTDDYWLHGGTFSGITKSVIYGWPSQGMIAWRGQLSPDQILEVASFVQSLRGTTPPNPKPPQGELIVQ from the coding sequence ATGGCTGAACATGTCGACGGGCTGCTGGATCACGAGTACGACGGGATCAGGGAATTGGACAACAATCTCCCGCGCTGGTGGCTGGGGTTGTTTTACCTGACAATCGTTTATGCCGTGCTTTACATGCTGTATTACCACGTTACGGGAATCGGGTATTCGCAGGCGGAGCAGTATCTGGCCGAGGTCGATCCCACGTTCGTGCGGATTTCATCGGCGGACAGTCGCGTGCTGGGGGTGTTGCCGGAGTACCGTTCGCCGTGGTTCGCTCCGCGACGGGACCAGACGCCGTACCGCGCGCTTTTCGCCTCGGGCGAAGTCAAGCCGTATGTCGAGTTGACGCCGGAGACGGACACCACGCAGTACGTTGCGTTGACGGAGCCGGAGCGTCTGGCCGCCGGCCAGGTGATTTACACGCGCAACTGCGCCCAGTGTCACGGTGCGCGGGGGGAAGGAGGAATAGGGCCGAACCTCACCGACGACTACTGGCTGCACGGCGGGACCTTCTCCGGCATCACCAAGTCGGTCATCTACGGATGGCCGTCGCAAGGCATGATTGCATGGCGCGGGCAGTTGAGCCCGGACCAGATTCTCGAAGTGGCAAGTTTCGTGCAGTCGTTGCGTGGTACGACTCCACCGAATCCGAAGCCGCCGCAGGGCGAATTGATCGTACAGTAA
- a CDS encoding sigma-70 family RNA polymerase sigma factor produces MEHVTVLLNKISEGNESAVNTLLPLVYDELRKLAQWQLRGERSDHTLNATAIVHEAYLKLVDQRNVTWQNRAHFMAIAAQAMRRILIDYARTRQAEKRGGGQPVVTLNEELMQREARAEELILLDQALDKLREHDERQSKVVEYHFFAGLTHEEVAEVLKVSVATVRRDWRLARAWLSVQLGEG; encoded by the coding sequence ATGGAACACGTCACTGTCCTGTTGAACAAAATATCGGAAGGCAACGAATCGGCGGTGAATACGCTTTTGCCGCTGGTGTACGACGAGCTTCGCAAGCTGGCGCAGTGGCAGTTGCGGGGGGAGCGGTCGGATCACACGCTCAACGCGACGGCTATCGTCCACGAGGCGTATCTCAAGCTGGTCGACCAGCGGAACGTCACGTGGCAGAACCGGGCACATTTTATGGCGATTGCGGCGCAGGCGATGCGGCGCATCCTGATCGACTATGCCCGGACCCGGCAGGCCGAAAAGCGCGGCGGGGGACAGCCGGTGGTCACCCTCAATGAAGAACTGATGCAGCGCGAGGCGAGGGCGGAGGAGCTGATTCTGCTCGACCAGGCGCTCGACAAACTGCGCGAACACGACGAACGTCAGAGCAAGGTTGTCGAGTATCATTTCTTCGCAGGCCTGACGCACGAAGAGGTGGCCGAGGTGCTGAAAGTGTCGGTGGCGACCGTGCGTCGCGACTGGCGCCTCGCGCGCGCCTGGTTGAGCGTGCAGTTGGGCGAGGGGTGA
- a CDS encoding hydrogenase maturation protease yields the protein MADRHKTVLIAIGNSYRHDDGVGPVVGEQVAALGRDDIEVVTDIGDGTRAVEAWDGAMRAILVDSTVSGREPGHICSYDGLRDEIPEHLFRACSTHCFGVTTSIALGRALGRLPRQLTVYGIEGQDFSMGPGLSPAVVESARRVTEEILRTIGPQSR from the coding sequence ATGGCGGATCGCCACAAGACAGTGCTGATAGCGATCGGCAATTCGTATCGGCATGACGACGGGGTCGGGCCGGTGGTGGGGGAGCAGGTTGCCGCGTTGGGTCGTGATGATATCGAGGTAGTGACCGATATAGGTGACGGCACCCGTGCGGTTGAGGCGTGGGACGGCGCAATGCGGGCGATTTTGGTCGACAGCACCGTTTCCGGGCGGGAGCCGGGGCACATATGCTCGTACGACGGGTTACGGGACGAAATCCCCGAGCATTTGTTTCGAGCCTGTTCGACTCACTGCTTCGGCGTGACCACATCGATTGCGCTCGGTCGCGCCCTCGGTCGTCTTCCCCGTCAATTGACGGTATACGGGATCGAAGGTCAGGACTTTTCGATGGGGCCAGGTCTCAGTCCTGCGGTCGTCGAATCGGCCCGTCGCGTGACCGAGGAGATCCTGCGGACGATCGGGCCGCAATCGCGCTGA
- the ccoG gene encoding cytochrome c oxidase accessory protein CcoG encodes MVQHSTEQNSFRDTIATAEKSGRRIWIFPAKPKGRLYSARTVVAVFLLAFLFGAPFVRVNGEPLVLLNVLDRKFIIFGLVFWPQDFYLFGLALITFLVFVVLFTAVFGRLFCGWICPQTVFLEMVFRRIEYWIEGGPARQRKLAAQAWNTEKVFKRSVKAVLFFGISFLIGNTFLAYIIGTDQLFRIVTASPTEHLAGFVAVLSFSFLFYFVFAWFREQACTLVCPYGRLQGVLIDANSIVVAYDRTRGEPRAPMERGSRAAELGDCVDCLACVHVCPTGIDIRNGTQLECVNCTACIDACNRTMRKVGLPEGLIRYSSEAAITHGRRFRITGRVALYTVVFVLLSSLLTYLLVTRSSVETTVLRTPGSMYTETEDGRIRNLYTVKIINKSFERVPVELRAAAPRSATVQMVGTGLVVEPDGMVESAFFVDIPRDQIFSQSTLVTIEVYSAGEVVETVRTSFMGPGRRAEP; translated from the coding sequence ATGGTGCAGCATTCAACCGAACAGAACAGTTTTCGGGACACGATCGCGACCGCGGAGAAGTCCGGGCGACGTATCTGGATATTCCCCGCAAAGCCGAAAGGGCGGCTGTATTCGGCTCGGACGGTCGTCGCGGTGTTTCTGCTGGCGTTTCTGTTCGGCGCTCCGTTTGTCAGGGTTAACGGTGAACCGCTGGTTCTTCTGAACGTCCTCGATCGCAAGTTCATCATTTTCGGCCTGGTCTTCTGGCCGCAGGACTTTTACCTGTTCGGGCTCGCACTCATTACGTTCCTCGTGTTTGTCGTCCTGTTCACGGCGGTGTTCGGTCGGTTGTTCTGCGGGTGGATCTGTCCCCAGACGGTGTTTCTCGAAATGGTCTTTCGCCGGATCGAGTACTGGATCGAAGGCGGGCCCGCCCGACAGCGCAAGCTGGCGGCGCAGGCATGGAATACCGAGAAGGTTTTCAAGCGTAGTGTCAAGGCCGTGCTGTTTTTCGGCATTTCGTTTCTGATCGGCAACACTTTCCTCGCATACATCATAGGAACGGATCAATTGTTTCGGATCGTGACAGCTTCCCCGACCGAGCACTTGGCCGGGTTTGTGGCGGTGTTGTCTTTCAGTTTCTTGTTCTACTTCGTGTTTGCGTGGTTCCGCGAGCAGGCCTGCACGCTGGTGTGTCCGTACGGGCGGCTCCAGGGTGTGCTGATCGACGCCAACTCCATCGTGGTCGCGTATGACCGCACGCGAGGCGAGCCGCGCGCCCCGATGGAACGCGGATCGCGCGCAGCCGAGCTCGGCGACTGCGTCGACTGCCTGGCCTGCGTGCACGTCTGTCCGACCGGTATTGACATTCGCAACGGCACGCAGCTCGAGTGTGTCAACTGCACGGCCTGTATCGATGCGTGCAATCGGACGATGCGTAAGGTGGGGCTTCCCGAGGGGCTGATACGGTACTCGTCGGAGGCGGCAATCACCCACGGTCGGCGATTCCGCATTACCGGACGAGTCGCCCTGTACACGGTGGTGTTTGTCCTGCTGTCGTCACTGCTGACATACCTTCTGGTGACCCGTTCCTCGGTGGAGACCACGGTGCTTCGAACACCGGGGTCGATGTATACGGAGACCGAGGACGGCAGGATACGCAACCTGTATACGGTGAAGATTATCAATAAGTCATTCGAGCGCGTGCCGGTGGAGCTGCGCGCGGCCGCGCCGCGCTCGGCGACTGTACAGATGGTGGGTACGGGGCTGGTGGTGGAGCCCGACGGCATGGTGGAGTCGGCCTTTTTTGTCGATATCCCACGCGACCAGATTTTCAGTCAATCGACCCTTGTCACGATCGAGGTGTACTCGGCGGGCGAAGTGGTAGAAACCGTTCGTACGTCGTTTATGGGGCCGGGAAGGAGAGCTGAGCCGTGA
- a CDS encoding sulfite exporter TauE/SafE family protein, with protein sequence MELWTALVIGLAGSLHCVGMCGPIVLALPAAEDSVLRNALGRLGYNLGRVLTYSFLGLLCGFVGKTVRMAGYQQVLSIVLGVVLLLAVVLPSKYGQYLTGARLHGVILGTFRRLWRALQARRSVVALFGIGVLNGFLPCGLVYVALAGALATAAPLKSAAYMAMFGLGTIPALLATAIFGTLIGVSIKRRLYKLVPAGIVVLAALFILRGLSLGIPMISPKMVATPEHEVTMECCHPSQPAADSSGQ encoded by the coding sequence GTGGAACTGTGGACGGCATTGGTGATCGGGTTGGCGGGTAGCCTGCATTGTGTCGGGATGTGCGGCCCAATCGTGCTGGCGTTGCCCGCAGCCGAGGATTCCGTACTCCGGAACGCGCTCGGACGACTGGGTTACAATCTCGGCCGGGTGCTTACGTATTCGTTTCTGGGGCTGCTGTGCGGATTTGTCGGAAAAACGGTCCGGATGGCGGGGTATCAGCAGGTCCTGTCGATTGTCCTGGGAGTCGTTTTGCTCCTGGCGGTGGTTTTGCCATCGAAGTACGGTCAGTACCTGACCGGGGCGCGTCTGCACGGCGTCATTCTCGGCACCTTTCGGCGATTGTGGCGGGCGCTGCAGGCACGCCGATCGGTGGTCGCGCTGTTCGGGATCGGGGTGCTGAACGGGTTTCTTCCGTGCGGACTGGTATACGTGGCGCTGGCCGGAGCGCTGGCGACCGCGGCGCCGCTGAAGAGCGCGGCGTATATGGCGATGTTCGGACTGGGGACCATTCCGGCGCTGCTGGCGACGGCGATCTTCGGCACGCTGATCGGCGTGTCAATCAAGCGCCGGTTATACAAGCTGGTCCCGGCGGGGATCGTGGTGCTGGCGGCGTTGTTTATCCTGCGCGGACTGTCGCTGGGGATTCCCATGATCAGTCCGAAGATGGTGGCGACGCCGGAGCACGAGGTCACGATGGAGTGCTGTCACCCGTCGCAGCCGGCGGCGGATTCGTCGGGTCAGTGA
- a CDS encoding oxidoreductase has product MAQPKKPSLAVWKFASCDGCQLSLLDCEDELLAITEVIQIANFPEASRAVKKGPYDISLVEGSITTPHDAERIHKIRRSSKVLIVIGACATAGGIQALRNFDDVRRYIPMVYAHPEYIETLNKSTPIADHVFVDFELRGCPINKYHLVEVVNAFLNGRKPNIPNYSVCVECKRTGNVCVMVSTGVPCLGPVTQAGCGALCPGFDRGCYGCFGPKETPNTDAMANWLFTLDRQPADVMRAFRGFNAFAEPFRKQSEAYDK; this is encoded by the coding sequence ATGGCGCAACCGAAGAAACCATCGCTGGCCGTCTGGAAGTTCGCGTCGTGCGACGGGTGTCAGCTGTCGCTTCTGGACTGCGAGGACGAGTTGCTTGCGATAACGGAGGTGATTCAGATCGCCAATTTCCCGGAAGCGTCGCGCGCCGTCAAGAAGGGTCCCTACGACATATCGCTGGTGGAGGGGTCGATAACGACGCCGCATGACGCCGAGCGTATCCATAAGATCCGCCGGTCATCGAAGGTTTTGATTGTTATCGGCGCCTGCGCCACGGCCGGCGGGATCCAGGCGCTCCGCAATTTTGACGACGTTCGCCGGTACATTCCAATGGTGTACGCGCATCCCGAATATATCGAGACGCTGAACAAGTCGACCCCGATCGCCGACCACGTTTTCGTGGATTTCGAGCTGCGCGGCTGTCCGATAAACAAGTACCACCTGGTCGAGGTGGTGAACGCGTTCCTCAACGGCCGGAAGCCGAACATTCCCAACTACAGCGTTTGTGTCGAGTGCAAGCGCACGGGCAATGTGTGCGTGATGGTGTCGACCGGCGTCCCGTGCCTCGGTCCGGTGACACAGGCCGGTTGCGGTGCGCTATGTCCGGGTTTCGATCGCGGCTGTTACGGCTGCTTTGGCCCCAAGGAAACACCCAACACGGACGCGATGGCCAACTGGCTGTTTACCCTCGATCGTCAACCCGCCGACGTTATGCGGGCGTTCCGGGGATTCAACGCCTTCGCGGAACCGTTCCGAAAGCAGAGCGAAGCCTATGATAAGTAA